AACTTACCGTTGTATACCGGGGTGGGTTTAATACTTTTGTGGAGGTAAATTACTCCATAAAAAATAGGTGGTTCCGCCAGTCTTCATTGATAATTCTGGCCTCAGTGGTTCTACTGGACACATCATAGGTGAAGACTGTTGGTCACCCATCCAAATCAGATCACTACTGAGTGCGTCATGATGCGCAGTACTCACAAAAATAAAACAGCTTAAATTATACACTTCTCGACATATCAACTATCTTCAAACATGTCTTCTAAATCCTTCATTCTTCACCTCCGGTTTGGCTGAGTTTAAGGTTTTTGATTGTAACGGTGTTAAGACAACAAGTATATTCAAACCCTGAATACCTGAGATGTTAACCTTTTTTGTGGCTCATTAACCTCACTCCAAACTCATCTAAAGATATTGTTAAAGAAGTACAAATCTCGACTACCTTTGTGCATAATTATCGACTTTATTTGCCTTGGTAAATAAGGGGATAAGATAAGCCAAGTAGGAGACTAGACTTTGGATACGTATATTTGATACACTTGACTTAGAGATACAATCAAAGAAATGAAGCGCACTAGCAAACCGGATAATGCAAGTGCTGCAACCCCACTTCATAGAGCgtaactcaatatttatagctaGATAAAAATAACATGGCGATATTCGGTGAATAGGGCAGACGATCGACACAAGTACCCTCACAGATATCAAAGCGATAAGCGAATAACTGACTAGGTTAAAATGTAGTTCAGGATGAATAAACAAACTAGTCTATCTGGAAGCCATAGTAACTCATGTAGGCTCGACACAGCACGAAACTTTACACTTCAACATGGGTTTACTAAAGTCCGTCTACTGGACGAGTATCGTATGGGACTTTTCAGTCATAATCATTGATAAAGACCTCCCACAACACTATAACGCACTGTTCAACTAAGGCAAGTGAAGATAAGAAGAGGGAAACGTTAAATTATCTGTTCGATACACAATAAGTATCCCGAATTGCACAATACATGACTGGAATTACTATGTGTAACCAGCAGTGTGGCACACCACATTACGTCTGCatgaccacctgtattctccaAAAGTCCCATCTAGATGTTGAGTACGTAAGTCTTGCCAAAAGTTGGTTCCATCACATGATAGATTCAAGAATTGTCCATGCACCGTAAAGCCCATGGACATCTCTGCATATGGTCCCTAAAAAGAACAGTAGTTAATGGCGCCGTAGTGGTGAATATCTTCAACCTTTTAGTGGAATTGGTTTCTAAACACACGTAACACTAAGAACAGATCCACGATggtggcacgtgtttcttggtagcggtgttcatagtcaaccgcgactcgacaccacgctacaattgctTACATTTTCAATTCTTTTTATGTTGAAGGTAATAAAAAGCCAAAGCTTCTAAAATACCTGACAAACATTTTGCTATGCTTATGCATGTGAACATACTTATAATAAACCCTGCGAAAACCTCTCTGTATGTAATTTTTCGGCTGTTACaaaatgcgcactgctgaggagtcccacaataggacgaaacggccgtccagtgcttccaggttttcaattgtgatggtctaacatcaattggttcaagatctcaatcaaaaacttaataatctccacaacccctatactgttacaaaataaacatataaatatataccgGTCTTCTTCCTTGACAAACTTTACTTGCTTACCTTAGCACGAGCATATTTCGACACGCATGGACTTTTCTACTATTTTCTATTGTATCAGAACAACAGTTTGTGATCAGTAACGAAGTCAGTTCGTCAAAAAGCGAATTAAACGTATGAAGTATCGAATTGTATTATGTAATCGTGACAGATTAGaaggaaaaatgaacaacagtgGAAACGATTATTCACATAAATGATCCATTTAACAACGATATGAGTGCGTGAATGCACAAGATTCAAAGGATCCGGTAAACACTCAACTATTCGCAAAAATGTTCAATCAAAGTGGCTCAATTTTTAACTGACGATTATACGTTAACTTTTTAAACTGTTTGCTTACAGTGTCGATTCCCAGTCTGGTTTGATCCAAGTTTTGTGTTTTTGTTAACTATCGCATATCACtttcaatattttatgtaaGTGCGTTGTGTGCACTTGGTAGGCCGTTGGTTTTCCCTTCATCATTTTCCATCCTTCTTTAATCACGTCACTTCATGCTCCCATTAGTACACAAAACTTTTTGGCTAGACGTGAACTGCTACAACAGCCCAATACAAAATGGGATACAGGTGCACTCTAATCATTTCGTTTTCAAGCTAATGGAGTAATATATATGATATCGATATCTGAACTACGATGGTAGTTCATATAAATGTGAAAATCCGACCTACCTGAATTATGACTATATATTCTTGCGAACAATTTGGAAATACTAATGCTCAATAACTAATGGTACCATCACCTATTAACCTTAATGGTTCACTGACGTTCTGGAACTTGGATAAATCTCAAGGTACGTTCGCAAGTTTTGTAGTCGTAATCCAGATAGATCGTTTGTCTACATTCACTTTTTCAGCTACCTGATATTTTATAGTATCAGCTATCCTTTCAAACAAGTGGATTACTAGGACACCAAAAGAGTACTATGTGAATAGCTACCAGACATACAAGCTCGAATGTGAGCGTTTTTAATTCTCCAACTGTCATAAAACCAGCAGTCGGTCTCACAGAATACATATAGTGACTGTAATTCATAGTCCATTAGATACTGGACAAGGTATAAGGGTAAGCCGAGAGTCATTTCAATACTGTGTACCTTCTGACCAGTCAATGGATCCCCAACTTTCGTTGATAAATGAAGGCTCTTGATCTGTTCTGGGAGATACAACTGTGTTCAACTTGATTCTTCGTGCACCAGGCACTACTGTTCTTACGTAAGTAAGGCGAATGATGCGTTGAGGTTTTTTCACTTGGGATCACTTCTGTTAAGATTACATGTAATTTTCTATAAAACTTGAAAATACAGTAATATCAGTCTCCATTGCGTCACATGTAGATGTCTTGTAGACTACATTTGTACTTCTTGACCATAAGCAATGTTCCATTTTGTTTTCCGTCTCTGTTGCATACTTATTCAACGGAATCAACCTCAGCATAGATTAAGGACATTAAGCATGTGAGGCCGCAAAAATGTTCtcgaaaaccctgcaatttcaTTTGATAAGACTGGGCTTAGATGTGTAACAGTGACAAGGCTAGAACTTCATATTCAGATAAGTGGCAATTACATAAGCTTTTGATCATCATTCTGGTCGTAATTAATTGACAAGTATTCTAGAGATTCAACCGCTTTGTATATGCTTCATTTGAACTTGTTCAGTATTCTCTGTTTGACAACATAGAGTCAAATCTGGTCTATTGTTGTGTTGGCAGTCTACGTGAGACTGTTATATACTAGAATTGTTTCTATTACATGTGAATCAAGTTCACGTTGTTTAAATATCAGTGGGTATCTTTGATATAAACGTCAAATGAGTATACAAGAATCGTCCTAAACTTTTATATATCGTTTTTGTTGGAAGTAACAacttgtagctgactgactgactgatattgtTTTTGTTAGATCGGTTATTTGGATGTTTGAACATGTCCAGTAATACCAACTTATCACTATATGGCTATTTACTATACCTTCACTATTccagcgatatatatatatatatatatatatatatataatggtttTCCCTTCTAGATAATCCGCTTGAATGACTACTCAATGACATCATTTGCCGTCACTTGGTTTATAACTACATGCATATCTTCAAAAAGAAGGGATCATAGACTCTAGAACGAGTCGACCGACAGCGTCATAGCGACATAGCGTCAATTCAAACCGTTATTTAATTATCTTAAAAACATCCTTTTCATTCCGTAAATTTATGTTCTTTTCTCAAATTACATATTTACTTAATCCTTTGTATTGCCACTAATGCTTTTACTAcacacgcaattaatgaactgaaattgtgtggcgcatatatatttggcgcactcctgtaccaatatatatgtgttcaaataaaaaataaaatgaacatacCACTCTAGCATCTTACTGTCCTAATAGAGCGTGGCAGCTTTAACCCACATAAGTTCCAAATTCTATACTATATAACTGACTAGGATTTGAACCTATTCTAAACAGAACAGGTCAATTAAGTCTTCATGTTCgtaatagaaataaatatacTATCTCTGCTTAGAAGTCTTTAAACTAAATGCGAAAATCCCACTCGATGTTTCTACTAAACAAAAGCTATGGTTGAAAGGCTTCTATGTTCAAATACCTACTTCGCACGTATCTTTCCCTCGCTAAAACCCGTCTAACATCCGTCAATTAGTACAGTGGATTCACTGTCACCAAGCATCTTATTAGTGACAAGTTTGCGAGTGCAAAACGAGCTCTATCTGTTTTAAGATTTCTGCATCATAAAGCTAGGTTTAGTTTGAGATAACTTCCGACTCAACTTTTCGGGGTTTGAATAAGTGTCTAACCATTTACTATACATTAACGAGCTTTTGATACTTGAAGCATGTTTGGCGTTCAGATTTTAACTCATCACCTGTCTGGAACCGTGTTATACAGTTCATAAAAAATTTCTATCAACTGGTTTATTTCATAAGGTTTATTATCatcatgattatttattattcctTCAATTCCGTATTTGCACCCCGAAAATTCTTCTAAGTTTTATAGGGCAGggtcatgttttttttaatgaatttgtCTATCAACTCATAAAACTTATTTTCCCTCCTAGATTTTTTATCTGAGGAAAAATTCGTACAAATTTGTGGGTGATATTAGATGTATCATTAACTAAAGTTGACTTTTCAATTTGTTCCAATGCCTACCTTATCTCAATAGTTAACTTACATTGTTATCTGTTGTAATTATAACATAATACAATAAAGTGAATAGTGACAGTGCTACCTTGTCGATAATGGATACATTATTCATTAGTTCAACATTTGATTCATTTGATGTTCTGTATACGTTACTATTTGGACTTCTTGTATTTTGCATTATGGCACCGACTACAGAGTTTATTTCTGCTGGTGTAACATTAGAGAATTTGTTTAATCGATTTCTTGGTAATGAAAGTTTATACTTTGTACAGTATCATTTAAAAAGAACTGTAATGATACGATTATTTTCATCGTCTTTGGTCTTTCGTAAGTTTAATTATCTTCGTTTTTACTTACATTAATGTAGTAGGTATTTGGTTTTATATGGTAACTTTTAAGATGTATTTTATTTGGTGAAAAGGATGTTAGATGGTAATTTAGCTTCGTGGACTAAAATACTTTTGAATTTAATTCACTACATTTATTTTCAAGGATGGCTTCTCAACTAAGATAGAATGAGCAGTCTGGATGTACGACTAACTCTCATGCATTAATTTTTAGGTTGGTATGCAATAAGCTTAAACATCTAAGTCGAGTTATCAATTATCTCTGTCAAGGTTATTGTGTTGTTTCCCTCTGTATAATAGTCAGCACAAACTAGAGATACTCACCGGACGTCATTTACTCAATGGAAACTTGTTTATGCATTAGTTACTCACTATTTCCATATGGAACAAGTCTGTATGTTATTtttcagttgttttgagttctatacgTTCTTCAACTATAGGAATACTGCCGTTGCTTTCCCAATCCTTGCCTTTGCGTCTGCATTGGgtcctctttgttcatcgatggtgctgcccaggtacgtgaaagtttccacatcttccagagtttctccatcaagtgtgactagGTTGGTGTCCTTCatattgtatttgaggatcttgctttttccgtTGTGcatattgaggcctactgatgtagaggtTTCTGCTACACACGTCTTCATCTGTATCTGTTTGTGTTTATGGGATGGAAGAGCTAGGTTATCTGAGAAGCTCGAATCGTCTGTTGCATCCAagatgttcattgtattccatgtttcTCTGATgtggaggttttcataatccagtcagccaacagaagaaaaagaagggACGTGAGTAAACAGCCTTCTCTGACAGCGGTCTTcgcttggaatgcgtctgtcaacaGTCCTTCATGGACGACTTTGCACTGTTGTCCGTATACGAATTCCgcatgatgttgacgattttctcaggtacaccatagtctCGAAGATGGTTCCATAAGGTTCTCGTATCTACACCGTCAAATGCTTTCTCTTAATCAAGGAagctgatgtatagtgacgagttccattcaattgattgttgaacaatgatccgtagtgtctctAATCGGTCTGTGTACGGccgatccttatggaatccagcttgttgatctcgaaggtGGGTGTCTACTGAGTTTTTCATCTGGTTCAACAACACTCAGTTGAAAACTCTTACTGGTACTAActgtagtgtgatgcctctgtagttctctcacttactcagatctcctttctttggtatcttgataaggtatccttctttccattCTGTTGGCAcctgttcctcctcccaaatcttcctgaattaAACATAGaatatctttgcagttacttctacatctgactttagtgcttcggctggtatattTTCAGGCCCTGCTTCTTTGCCAAACTTGGTTTGTCTGATGCACTCCCTGATTACTTCATGTTGGTAGAGTGACATCTGTAAGTGGTGCTTCGATGTGCGGTGGGTTCAATGGAGCTGATATATTCCAGAGTTCTTCAATGTATTCTAcacatctgttcctctgttcttaagtctcagtgattggcttgcctcctttgtccttgactggttTACAATTTTTACCTACTAGTTCCTTCGTTGTTTCGTATAGTAATCTTATATTTCCTTTTCTTGTAGCTTTTCCACTGtcattgctagttcttccacgtacttctgcttgtcagttctaatgctcttcttcacttgcttgtttacttctgtgtattcagcttgtgccttaactctctctgttcttgttcggctgttgttaattgctgtctccTTGTTCTTCCGTTCTTGAATCATGTCTAGGGTTCCGATGGAGATTctttccttatgatgatgcttctcgCGACTCAGAACCTCCTGGCACGTtaaagttaatgcttctttgatccctttccaattgtcctccatagtagtttctttcAATAGATTCTTCAAAAACATGACATGTGAAAAAAATGTGACTAGATATCTGTAAAATTTTTACCTATGGTCATTAGAAAACCCATGTCTACTTATACTTAAATCCCAAAAAGTCATAAATATATTACTCGGTACACTAATGGTTAATACATATGGCTTCAAGCAGAGAAATGGGTCGCAACTCGTCGTCAGCTTATTCTGTTTAAATGGCTGGGCACCCTTACTGGCTTTTACGTAATTCAAGCACAATTTGGAGCCGAGTGCACAGATATGTATTTGACAAATAATTTACTTCGTATATTACATTTAATTACATGACggtcaaaataaaacatttttattgttatttatttttgggGCCTGTGCGATCAAACCGTAAAATAAGAGCAGTCGTATTGATCTATTCTGATATTTCGATTATTTTGCCAAAACTGTCCATCTAGTACTAATAAAAATGATAGTGAAATAACAACTGCGAATAACACAATGACTATCGGTTCAGAACTTAGTTTTTCATACTCGATCGCTCAATATCCAGGATAGAACAGGACTTCAGGCAAATAACTTCTAATTATACAATTCAAATTTATAAGGTACTCATACATTGATATAGAGTCAAATCCCGATCACACCATTAGTCTATATAGGACTGATTAATGTGTCTATAGTAAAGTACTAATAACTTAATAAAGATACAATACATAATAACAGTTTACGCATCACGAAAAAGTTTACAAGTAGGAGAATATAAAATTCCATAGTTTAAATATGTAATAGTCATACAACAAAGGTACAAACATTAACTTTATATAGGGCATTCTAAAAGCTTAACTACGCATAGTATTTATCCCATCATAGCATTTATTTAGCTTTAATAATCTATGTTAATACTTAATATTTCTAAGATTTTTGTGcaggactataatttatggacgaaccaatcgggtataagataacagatcttggattttggcgcgaaattcattcatccgttTGGCTAActagcgttttggcattatagttgatgtcagttcgtgataaaaaccctaaatctagttcttaatcctaaccatcaactgtaaatcataattctaattcttcacactggtttataaccctcatttagtcctgtttagtaggtgaacattctcaaggtcactttagcattGCTCAAACGTTCTTCATTAATTATGGTTTCATCAATTTTTATTACgcttgtttatatttattattttttctaaattgtAGTGTATTTTGTGTTCATGCAGTGTTTGTCCAAAAATGTAACGATTTCTGCTCCAAATATTTCATTTCCATTTACAATTTGGGATGTAATTTTATGGATTGGCATAGGCAGTCTATCTGTCATTGGGTCACATACTTATCTAGTTTGGTATGGATCTGGTACATGGTATGGCCACCCAACAATTTTATCATTGAAACGGATTATTATGGAATCACTACCTGATTCACAATTGTCATCTTCAGCCACAGCATCATCATCCTTGTCAAATGGCGCATTTAGCGTCGCGTAAGTATATTTTACAACAGATATTTTTCTGTATACCTAGTGAATTAAGGATAATTGTTATGCTATTCAAAACCTTATGTACTGTCCATATTTTGGCCTTTAAAATAGTGATTCAGTTGTGCAGAATGGTACAATGCGGCGAACTTATAGTGGTTTTTTCATAAAACAGCGTCTACTGACTTGAAAGCCCCTGATTAGATTGTGTAGTTTTGTGACGTACAGTGTCTTCAAGCAAAAGTTATCGCTAAAAGATACCCAAGTAAATTAAGATTTGTAATCAAATTACCTTAGCATGATGAATCAAGATTTTCACTGAGTTCTTTGTGTATTGACGCAGTACAGAGCTGTAGAAATGAGTGTATTGTCCATTTGACTATTCTTTTATATACCATCTAACTTTATTATTAATCCGACTTCTAAAAACAAACCACTATTGTCTTGTTCTTTATTCTAAAAGGAATGTAAAATATAGGTAAATGTTCGTAAATATATCTCATAATATCAATATTTTCCAATCTAAAAGTACTGGAAAATCGTATTATTATGAAATCAGAGATACGTCAAGCTTTTTTTATCTATTAAATACTTAAAACAATGTGTTTAATCATTCACATTAATAAGTCTATTCTTATTTGTGACAGTCACTCCTTAACTTGTTCTGAATCACACTATTCTCACTAGTTTATTATTTTGTCTTATACTTACTTATACTTAAGTTTTCTTCGGTATATGAGCCCAGTTTAACTCTAAAATTTAATGACTGTAGAGACCACTGACCTTTATTTCATCAGATAACTTTGAATAAAGGGACAAATGATCAAAAATAGTATGAAATAGAGTTAGATTATGCTTTATACTGGGCACCcacaaataaattttcaaagaaAGCAATCTCATTCAGAGAAATAATTATGTCTCGTACCTAACACTAACTCAGAACTATTTTACTAATCAAATACTTTAAAAATCAAAACTATCACCTCCTCTTTTCGTTGTATGAACGTTATTCGGCATTGTTGTTTAGCATATTGTGTAGAAAATTCTAAGAAATTcatcaataaacaataaaacaaatcttAGGGGTAAAACTGATCATCATTAACCTGATATGCAGCTGATATACTGTGATCTAATTTTCAAATGATTGTTGTCTTATGACTTAACACTTATGATTGTGCTAAACAAATAATATCACATTTATTAACTACAAAAAAGCTTTCTTTCTATATTCCCGTCAAAATATCACTTACCATACGAATGAAGCTGGTTCAGTCTGattgaaatacaaaaaaatCCTTACTATTGTTACTGGTATTTTCCAAACTGTTGAATTTTTTAACTCGAATTAGACCAATAATCAGTGACTCCATGTGTTGATATAATTTTCCTAACTGACTACTCATTAATTTTTTGTCAACAAAGTAACAAATCAAAGTGGATGATAAAATTTAAAGTTTGCCTAGCTGACTTGAGAACCTTGTTCCAATGTTATAAATGAtcacccatatatatatatatatatatatatatatatatatatatatatatatcggtccAGTTGAAGTCCAGTATAAATCCAGTCTTTTAGGTTAAAATAGATTGTAAATAGTGATTAATCTGTAATGTTTATCGCACTTGGGTGCGAAGTCTTAATTTCCTAAGTTAGCTTATTATTCCTATGTTGATGATAGCATTTTTCACTTTGGAAATAGATTGTTTTATTTCGTGACCTCAATGAAATTCTCCATTCCGATGATCCGCCATAAGTTGTATTTAAAAGTTAACGTAACACAAACCTGCCTATCTAGTGAGATCCGTATTGTATTCGTGGACAGTTAGAGCTGTGGCTTAGTGGTTATGATGCTCAAttttcagctgacaagtcctagCCTCGAGTCTCGttccacctacttcggttcgGATAACCTAGTAGTATCATTAGCCTACCCACTTGAAGTGTGTTTCATCCCCTAAAGTACATGGAGAATAAGTTAAATTATTTAGATAGCAGATAAATTCTTGACTCACTCAGTTTTTCGAGTTTTTACATCACTTATAAAATGATGATCAATTTTTGAAGTGCTTTATagaatatttcatattttaaccTCAATTTTGTTTTAGTATAAAAGCTTTGATATCTTCAATAAATTCTGAATATCAACGTTCTGATAAATTCGTAGCAGGTCAAGGAAGTTTATCAACTAATTGGTCAGGTCGACGATTTGTTATCACAGATTCATGGATTTTAACTTCACGTTTTACTGAATTCAAAATACTTAAACAATCCTCGGAAAATATGTTAGCTGTTGTTGTTTCAGCATTTTCAGTGCTGGACCCAAGCTCTCTAACTCAAGGTGGTCAACCTGACGGAGAAAGTCTCGGTGTGCAAACAATTGTTACAGTGAGATTTATACGTACAGATACAGGAGTGTGTTTGCTTAGTTTTGGGTAAGTAGTAATAAGTGTACATTGTAAGTAAGCTGTCACTGCATTTAttttgattggtaattttctagTCACAAGGTTAATGGATTGATTGAATCTAGTATCAGCATTGATTCAATCAACCTGAAGTGATTCATCTTGATACTTTCAATGTTATCCTCAGAAAGTTGTTAACCCAGGGGTTTTAATTTATTCCAGTCTCTCATTGGTGAATAAAAGCCAAAGTCACTTCCTTTCAGATGTATAGTGTTGAATTATTTCCAGACCATAGCTGCTTCCTTGATGTGGTTGTCTGACTTGTTCATCGTAATGACCCAGTTGAGGTAATTGGCtaaaacaaaatcatttacatCTTGTATTTACCAGACCAGTTGGAAGAAGTTAGTAAGAGTAAAAGCACCAAACTGAACTTTCTAGGGCAGAGCTATACTGGTAACTGCACAGAGGTGGAATGGCAGTAAGAAGTTTCCTTTTGACAACCGTCATCTCCAACGATGGTGTTTTCTGACAGCAGATAGAGTGAGTTTACGTAAATAAATCATTCACCGGGCACTTTTAGATATGAGCCACACTTAGTCTAAAGGCTAATGATACTACCAGGTTGCTCGAAACGAATTAGGTAAGTCGGGGTTCGAATTTGGGACTTCGCGGCTGAAAGTTAAACACCGTAACCCCACTAAGCCAATATTATGCTGGAGTATTTTTATATCATGTGAGCAACCGATCAATAATAACCACTCTGATACTTTTTACAGTACTCAAGATCACTTTGTTCATAATCGAATTTCTTCTTCAATTCTTTATATTCCTCGATTCTTACTCTCAATTTAATCAATATAATGTTTTCTCCTGAGTGGCATTCAAATTCACGCTGTTTTGAATATTTCACTCGAAACAGAATCAAACCATAATTTGTATATCTTTTCTTTAATTAATTTGGCTCAATATGTTCATTTCTGATCATTTCCACCGTTACCCATCATTGAGTTTCGTGTGATTTATA
This genomic stretch from Schistosoma haematobium chromosome 5, whole genome shotgun sequence harbors:
- a CDS encoding hypothetical protein (EggNog:ENOG410V70Y~COG:S~BUSCO:EOG091G0AYM); amino-acid sequence: MDTLFISSTFDSFDVLYTLLFGLLVFCIMAPTTEFISAGVTLENLFNRFLGNESLYFVQYHLKRTVMIRLFSSSLVFLYFVFMQCLSKNVTISAPNISFPFTIWDVILWIGIGSLSVIGSHTYLVWYGSGTWYGHPTILSLKRIIMESLPDSQLSSSATASSSLSNGAFSVAIKALISSINSEYQRSDKFVAGQGSLSTNWSGRRFVITDSWILTSRFTEFKILKQSSENMLAVVVSAFSVLDPSSLTQGGQPDGESLGVQTIVTVRFIRTDTGVCLLSFGLPASNLDELRSKLRFPLIQAQGVQLEPTIIQRFIDAFTQVVDENQPVNLPAGYELEQCIGCMVQQVNVTLNRQCESSLTPSSSSAAINSNQPLDSNQCGICYCRPLWCLECLARWFASRQTNMRCPPTQWLSGRVPCPTCRTNFCARDVSRLIISHRQLD